GCTACGCCCAGAAAAACGACATGCTGAGCGACCTCAAGTTTGACCTGTCGGGCGACGACTTCCGGGAGGGGCTCACGGCGGTGCTCTCGGTGAAGGTGTCGGAGCCGCAGTTCGAGGGCCAGACGAAGACGAAGCTCGGCAATTCGGAGGTGCAGGGCATCGTCGAGTCGCTCATTAACACCGAGCTGGGCCGCTGGCTGGAGGACCACCCCGACCAGGCGGAGCGCATTATCGAGAAGGTCATCCAGGCGGCGGAGGCGCGGGCGGCGGCCCGGAAGGCCCGCGAGCTGGTGCAGCGCAAGGACGCGTTCTCGGGGGGCAGTCTGCCCGGCAAGCTGGCGGATTGCTCCTCGCGCGACCCGGAAGAGGGAGAGCTCTATCTCGTGGAGGGCGACTCGGCGGGCGGCTCGGCCAAGCAGGCGCGGGACCGCCATTTCCAGGCCATTTTGCCCCTGCGTGGCAAGATCCTGAACGTGGAGAAGGCCCGCCTCGACCGCATCCTGGAGCACGACCAGATCCAGAACATCGTCACGGCGCTCGGGACGGGCCTCACGTCCACGGAGGAGGAGTTCAACATGAATGAAATGCGGTACCACAAGATTGTGATGATGACCGACGCGGACGTGGACGGGGCGCACATCCGGTCGTTGCTCCTCACCTTCTTCTACCGACAGCTGCGGCCCCTCATCGAGAAGGGCAACATCTACATCGCCCTGCCGCCGCTCTACCGAATCCAGAACGGCAGCCAGGAGATCTACTGCTGGTCCGACGAGGAGATGCAGACGCGGATGGCGGAGCTGCGGGCCGACGGCAACAGCCCCAGCATGCAGCGCTACAAGGGGCTCGGCGAGATGAACCCGGAGCAGCTCTGGACCACCACCATGAATCCGGAGACGCGCAAGATCCAGCAGGTGACCATTCAGGACGCCGCCGCGGCCGACCGGCTCTTTTCCACCCTCATGGGGGATTCGGTGGAGCCCCGGCGCGAGTTTATCGAGCGCAACGCCAAGTACGCGACGATCGATGCGTAGGGAGGGCGCACCGCGCAGCGTGGGGGATGCTCGTCGCCGAGGTCCGCTCACGCGAGGTCCGCGGCCCGAACTGCGCAGCCATCTGGACAGTGTCCCGTTCCCGTGGAGGCTTCCACAAGCGAATATTCTCCCTCCGCCCCTCAGGCGCCCGACCTGTCGGTCGTGGTTCCGGCCTACGAGGAGGCGAAATCCCTCCCCGAACTGGCCGAGGGCGTGCGGGCGGCGTGTGAGGAGGCCGGGCTCTCGTTCCGGCTGTGGATCATCGACGATGGGTCGCGGGACGAGACGTGGGAAGTCGTGCAGGAGCTCTGCGAAGACGCCCCCCAAGTTGCGGGTCTCCGCTTCCGGCGCAACTACGGCAAGTCCGCGGCGCTGGCCGTGGGATTCGATCGGGCACAGGGGCGCTACGTCGCGACCATGGACGCGGACCTGCAGGACGACCCGGACGAAATTCCGGCCCTGATCGACGTGCTGGAGGAGGGGGACTACGACCTCGTCAGCGGGTGGAAGAAAAATCGCAAGGATCCGCTTCGCAAAACCCTGCCCAGCCACTTCTTTAACTGGGTCACGCGCTTCTCCTCCGGCCTGCCGCTGCACGACTTCAACTGCGGCCTGAAGGTCTACCGCCGCCAGGTCGTGAAGAGCATCGACGTCTACGGCGAGCTGCACCGCTACATTCCGCTCCTCGCCAAGTGGGAGGGCTACGACCGAATCGCCGAGAAAGAGGTGCAGCACCACCCCCGCAAGTACGGCACCACCAAGTTTGGGGTCGAACGCTTCATCCAGGGGTTTCTCGACCTCATCACGGTTGTCTTTCTCACCCGCTACGCCGTACGGCCCATGCACTTCTTCGGGTCGATGGGCACCGTGGCGTTTGCGCTCGGCTTTCTGGTAAGCCTGTGGCTGTCGTTCGAGAAGCTTGTGCTCGGGGACCCCATCGGGGACCGCCCCCTGCTGCTGTTTGGGGTGCTGCTCATCCTGTTCGGGTCGCAGATGTTCACCACGGGCCTGCTGGGCGAGATGATCATCCGGCCGCGGATGAAGGACCCGTCGACGTACGAGGTGGCGGAGGCGACGGGCCTCGCTGACGAGACCGCCGAGGTGCTGGAGAGTTGAGGGGAGACTGCTAGGAGTGCTTGACGGTATCCGGCAGTGCGTCGTAGAGCGTGTTTACGACGGCGTCCACGAGGCGCTGCTTGTGCCGGCGCCGGGTGACGAGCCGCACGTTGCGGGTGGGCGCCGGGTCGGCGAAGGGAACGACGAACCTGGACCGCTCTGCCTCGGGCATCTGATGCGTGGCGAGCCGGGGCAGGAGCGTCATCCCGCCGCTGTTGCGGACCAGACGAACCAGTGTCTCCAGGGAACCGCTCTCGAACTGGGTAGCGGCCTGGGGGGCGGACGGAGCGCGGCCGCACACCTGAAGCACCTGGTCGCGAAAGCAGTGCCCCTCGCTCAGCAGCCACAGGTCTTCGATGGAGAGGGCCGTGGGCGCCAGTGCGTCGCGGTCGGCGAGGCGGTGGGAGGGGGCGACGTAGCCGACGAAGGGCTCTGTGAAGAGCACCCGGTCGTGCAGGTCCGGGCCCGCCTGGTCCGTGGCAATCAGGGCGGCGTCGAGCGCATCGGTGCGGAGGGCGTCGAGGATTTCGGTCGTGGGCCACTCGCGGAGAACGAGGGAGACGTCGGGGAAGGCCGTCTCCAGGGCCGGCAGAAGAACGGGAAGCAGGTAGGGCGACAGCGTGGGGAGCATGCCGAGACGGAGGGTGCCTGTGACGCGGTCCTTCACCTCCGTGGCGGTGGTCGTGAGCCGATCCCGGGCGGCGAGCACCTCCCGGGCTTCCTCTACAATGGGCTCCCCGGCGGCCGTGGGGACCACCGGCTGATGGCTTCGGTCGATCAACTGCACCCCCAACTCCTCCTCCAGCCGCTGTAGTTGCCCGCTGAGGGTGGGTTGGGTGACGTCGCACGCCGTGGCCGCCTCGCCAAAGTGGCGGTGCGTATCGAGGGCCACGAGATACTGAAGCTGCGCAAGCGTCATCGAGGAACCGGCTCTATGATAGGAGAAAGCTATCGAGAATATAGAGGTGATCGATTTGAATAATCAACTCCGGATGCGTACCTTCGGTAACGATGCGCTATTTCCCCAGCAACGCCCCCATTTCGATCTATGTCAGAAGAATATGCTACGGACAGCACGAACGGGACCAACGGGTGCCCGGTGATGCACAACGGGTCCAACGGGTCGGTGAAGCAGCGTGACAGCACGCCGGAGACGAGCCGCGAGTGGTGGCCCACTAGCCTAGACGTTGAGATTCTCGACCAGAACGCACAGGACGTCGGGCCCTGGAACGGAGACTTTGACTACGCGGAGGCCTTCGAGCAGATCGATTACGAGGCCTTGAAGGAGGACATCGAAGAGGTAATGACGACCTCGCAGGACTGGTGGCCGGCCGACTACGGACACTATGGGCCGCTCTTCATTCGGATGTCGTGGCACGCCGCGGGCACGTACCGCACCACCGACGGGCGCGGGGGCTCGTCCGGCGGCCGACAGCGTCTGGCCCCCCTCAACAGCTGGCCCGACAACGCGAACCTCGACAAGGCGCGGCGGCTGCTCTGGCCCGTCAAGCAGAAGTACGGGCGCAAGATCTCCTGGGCGGACCTGCTGGTGCTGGCTGGCAACGTCGCCATGGAATCGATGGGCTTCGAGACGTTTGGCTTCGGCGGCGGTCGTGAGGACGACTTTAAGCCCGACGCATCCATCGACTGGGGGCCCGAAGACGAGATGGAGACCTGGGGGCGGTTCAACGAGGAGGACGAGCTCGACAATCCGCTCGGGGCAACCGTGATGGGCCTCATCTACGTGAATCCGGAGGGGCCGGAGAGCACCCCGGACCCGGAGTGGTCGGCCCAGCGGATCCGCACGTCCTTCGGCCGGATGGCGATGAACGACCGGGAGACGGCCGCCCTCATCGCCGGCGGGCACACGTTCGGGAAGGTCCACGGCGCCGACAGCGACGAGCACCTCCAGGCCGAGCCCGAGGCCGCTTCCATTGAGCAGCAGGGCCTCGGCTGGAAAAACGAGCACGGCTCCGGCAAGGGGAGCGACACCATCACCAGTGGCATTGAGGGTCCCTGGACCGACGCACCGACCGAGTGGGACATGGGCTACCTCGACTTTCTGCTCGACTACGAGTGGGAGGTCCACAAGGGCCCCGGCGGAGCGTGGCAGTGGCGCCCCAAGAGCGACGAGCTGAAGGGAGTTGTGCCGGACGCCCACGACGCGTCGGAGACGGTGGATCCCATGATGCTCACGACAGACGTTGCCCTGAAGCGGGACCCGGACTACCGGGAAATCATCGAGGACTTCCGCGAAAACCCGGAGGGGTTCGAGGACGCGTTCGCACGGGCCTGGTTCAAGTTGCTTCACCGCGACATGGGCCCGAAGGAGCGATACCTCGGTCCGGAAGTCCCCGAAGAGGACCTGATCTGGCAGGACCCCGTGCCCGATGCCGACCACGATCTGATTGGAGACGAAGAGATCGCCGAGCTGAAGGAGTCGATCCTGAAGACCGATCTGTCCGTCTCTCGCCTGGTCAAAACCGCCTGGGCCTCGGCGTCGACCTACCGGGACAGCGACAAGCGCGGAGGAGCGAACGGGGCCCGCATTCGCCTCGAGCCGCACCGGAACTGGGAGGCGAACGAGCCGCACCAGCTGGCCCACGCTCTGGAGGTCCTGAAGGGCATCCAGAAAAACTTCAACGACTCGCGGTCCGACGACGTGCGGGTATCGCTGGCCGACCTGATTGTCCTGGGCGGCAGCGCCGCCATCGAAAAGGCCGCGGCGGACGCGGGCCACGATGTGGAGGTGCCCTTTACCCCCGGTCGCACCGACGCCACGCAGGAGCAGACCGACGTGGAGGCGTTTGAATACCTTGAGCCGAAGGCGGACGGCTTCCGCAACTACATCGCCGACGACCCGTGGCAGGACTGGACCCCGGAAGAATTTCTGGTGGACAAGGCCGATCTGCTGAACCTGACGCCCGCCGAGACGACGGTCCTCGTCGGTGGGATGCGTGCGCTGGACGCCACCCACGAGCAGGTTGACGGGTACGGCGTCTTCACCGACCGTCCGGAGACGCTGAACAACGACTACTTCGTGAACCTGCTCGACATGGACTACGACTGGGAGCCGGTTTCGGAGGACAAGGAGCACTTCGAGGTCCGAGACCGGGACACCGGCGAGGTCAAGTGGAAGGCCACCCGCGTGGACCTGATCTTCGGGTCCAACTCCCGGTTCCGGGCGCTGTCGCAGGTCTACGGGTCCAGTGACGCGGAAGAAAAGTTCGTCGACGACTTTGTGGACGCCTGGACGAAGGTGATGAACCTCGACCGGTTCGATCTCGAGTAGGAGCCCGTCTTCTGCCCGAGCGATGGTTTCTGTAACCTCGCTCACGGATCGACAGCCCGAGGAGGGGCGAACCCCGCGTTCGTCCCTCCTTCGTGTTTGGCACTCGCACACTTTTCGCACGACCCCCACGACCGCATGTCCAATTCTGATTCTCCCAAGTCCCACGGCCCGACCTCTGCCTCCGGCGACGATCACGACATCGATCCCGGGGCCGTTGACGCCCACGATGTTGCTCGCCGAGGCGACACCGAGGCCATGGAGGGGCTCCTGGAGCAGGGAGTGGATCCCGACCACACGAACGAGCACGGCCACAGCCTCCTCATGATTGCCGCCTACAGCGACCAGCCCGAGATGGTGGATCTGCTGATCCAGCACGGGGCCGATCCGAACCTGTCGGATCCCAGCGGCAGCACGCCCCTCATGGGCTGCTGCTTCAAGGGCTTTGCCGAGGTGGCCGAGGTTCTCATCGAGGCGGGCGCCGACGTAAACGCGACCGGCGCCAACGACGCGACGGCGCTCATGTACGCGGCCACGTACGGAGAGTCGGCGCTCGTGGACCTGTTGTTGGAGCGTGGGGCCAATCCCACGATGACAAACGAGCAGGGCCAGACGGCCGCCGAGCAGGCCACCGGGGAAGGGCATGACAAGATCGCCGAGCGGCTGCGGCAGGCCGTGGAGGCGGTGTGAGCACCACCGGGGAGGGAGGACACCGCGAATCGACCGTCGCGTGTCGCGGCCCGCTCCCCATTCGGCCTCGTTCGGCGTGCGCGGGGAAAGGCGTCGCCGAGCCGCGCAACAGCGAACAAGGGGAGGCGTTGGATCGCGTAGCCTCTCTTTCGACCACGCAATTCTGTTTCCCGACCCCACTCGCACTGTGAAGCAACGCACGCTCGGAACCAGCAATCTCACGGTCTCCTCGGTCGGCCTTGGCTGTATGGGCATGTCCGATTTCTACGGCACGCCCGACGAGAACCGGGCCATTAAGACGCTCCAGCGGGCCCTGGACCGCGGCCTCACCTTCTTCGATAGTGCTGACATATACGGCCCCTTCACCAACGAGAAGCTTCTGGGCCGCGTGCTGGACGCACACCGGCACCGGGTCACGATTGCCACTAAGTTCGGCATCGTGCGGGACGAGGCTGGAGAGATGCACGGTATTAACGGCCGCCCGAGCTACGTGAAGACGGCCTGCGAGGACTCCCTGCAGCGCCTCGGCGTCGACACCCTCGATCTGTACTACCTCCACCGGGTCGACCCGGAGGTGCCCATCGAGCACACGGTGGGGGCCATGGGCCGGCTCGTGGAAGAGGGAAAGGTGCGGCACCTGGGCCTGTCGGAGGCCGCCGCCGATACGCTCCGCCGCGCGAACGAGGAGCACTCCATCACGGCGCTCCAGACGGAGTATTCACTCTGGAGCCGCGACCCGGAGGACGAAATTCTGCCGACGTGTCGTGAGCTGGGCATCGGCTTTGTGCCGTACAGCCCACTCGGGCGTGGCTTCCTCACCGGCCGCTTCCAGTCGCCGGAGGACCTGCCGGAGGACGACTGGCGCCGCCACAACCCGCGCTTCCAGGGCGAGAACTTCCAGAAGAACCTGGACCTCGTGGCGGAGGTGAATCGGCTGGCCGACGAGAAGGACGTGACGCCCGCGCAGCTCGCCCTTGCCTGGGTACTGCACCAGGGCGACGACATCGTTCCGATCCCGGGCACGACCGATCCGGATCACCTCGACGAAAACATCGCGGCGCTCGACGTTTCTCTTTCCCAGGACGAGCTTGACCGCATCGATGAGATCGCGCCCCAGGGCGTGGCGGCGGGCGACCGCTACCCGGACATGAGCACCGTCAACGGGTAGATGCTCGACCGAGGGGCGGAGAGCTGATTCGTCGTGACCACACGAGACGCTGAGTGCAGGGCATGAGTCAATCGGGCAATGAAACGTGGCGGATCGGGGTGGTGGGCCCGATGCACCCGTACCGGGGCGGCATCGCGCACTTCACGGAGATGACGGTCACGGGGCTGGCTGAGCGTGGGCATGACGTGCGGCCGGTGACCTTCTCACGGCAGTACCCCGAACTCCTCTTCCCCGGCGAGACGCAGTACGAGCCGGACGACGACGCGCCCCCGTCCGTGCGGGGGGCCCCACGCCCGCTCGATTCCATCAACCCGGTCTCGTGGTTTCGGACGGGGTTTCACCTGCGGGATGCGGCCCCCGACGCCGTGGTCTTCCAGTACTGGATGCCGTTCTTCGCGCCCGCCTACGGCGTCGTGGCGCGGGGGCTTCGGCGGCACTACGGCATCCCGTCGTTTGCCGTTGTCCACAACGCCCTGCCCCACGAGCGGCACCTCGGCGACGCGCTCCTCAGCCGCTTCTTTCTGGATGCCTGCGCCGGGCATGTCGTGATGTCCGATGCGGTGGCCGCCGACACCCGTCGGCTGACCGGGCCCGGGGTGCAACGCGAGCAGATTGCCCACCCGGTCTACGAGCGCTTCGGGGAGCCCGTCCCGAACGCCGAGGCCCGTACGGCCCTCGACCTGCCGGACGACGCGCCGGTGTGCCTCTTCTTCGGCTTCGTGCGCGAGTACAAGGGCCTGCACGTCCTCCTGGAGGCGATGCCGGATGTGCTCGACGAGCACCCCGACCTGCACCTCGTCGTTGCGGGGGAGCCGTACGACGACCCGGAGCGCTACCGCCGCCTCATCCGCGAGCACGGCCTGGCCGATCGCGTCCACTGGCACGACGAGTACATCCCGTCCGGCGACGTGCCCACCTACTTCGGCGCCGCCGACCTCGTGGTGCAGCCCTACGTGTCGGCCACGCAGAGCGGGGTCGCCCAGATTGCCACCCATTTCGAGCGCCCCATGGTGGTGACCGACGTGGGTGGCCTCGCGGAGTCGATTCCGCACGAGGAGGCCGGGTTCGTCGTCCCGCCCGAGGCCCCGCCGGCCCTCGCCACCGCCATCACCCGCTTTTTTCGGGAGGACTGGGCCGGGCGGCTCACGGAAGGGGTGCGCGAGCGGAAGCGCGCCCAGCAGCCTGCGCGGCTGTTTGAGGCCATCGAACGGCTAGCGGCGAAGCACGCGGGCTGAGTGGGCGTCTGCTCGGTGCCTCGGGGGTTATTGTCGGTACCGGTCGAACCAGGCGAGCACGTGGTCGGCCTTCGTGATGAGTTGGCTGGGCCGGTACGCGATGCCGTGGGAGGCCCCCGGAATCTCGACGTAGGCCGCCTCCACGCCGCGCAGCTTCAGCCCGTTGTAGAGCTGCTTCGCCTGCCAGGGCGGTGTGCGGAGGTCGTCGCCCCCGACGATGACGACCGTCGGCGTACTCATGGAGCCGAGGAGCGAGACTGGAGACACGTCCCAGTACTCCATCGGGTTCTCCCACGGCTGG
This window of the Salinibacter grassmerensis genome carries:
- the gyrB gene encoding DNA topoisomerase (ATP-hydrolyzing) subunit B; its protein translation is MSETTDLPDRAISDYAASNIQVLEGLEAVRKRPSMYIGDVGLRGLHHLVYEVLDNSIDEAMAGHCDEVGVEIYEDGSVSIEDNGRGIPVDQHPAEDRSALEVVMTVLHAGGKFDKDSYQVSGGLHGVGVSVVNALASRFDVTVWRDGSVWEQNYLCGVPEDPVRMVRPMEAGEETGTRIRFWPDGDIFKTTEFRFETLSDRLRELAFLNAGVRIRVEDHREEDEDLARETYHSEEGIIGFVDYLDEARDSILDETIYIAETDGEVPVELAMQYNDEYNKNVLSFVNNINTHEGGTHVTGFRRALTRTLKRYAQKNDMLSDLKFDLSGDDFREGLTAVLSVKVSEPQFEGQTKTKLGNSEVQGIVESLINTELGRWLEDHPDQAERIIEKVIQAAEARAAARKARELVQRKDAFSGGSLPGKLADCSSRDPEEGELYLVEGDSAGGSAKQARDRHFQAILPLRGKILNVEKARLDRILEHDQIQNIVTALGTGLTSTEEEFNMNEMRYHKIVMMTDADVDGAHIRSLLLTFFYRQLRPLIEKGNIYIALPPLYRIQNGSQEIYCWSDEEMQTRMAELRADGNSPSMQRYKGLGEMNPEQLWTTTMNPETRKIQQVTIQDAAAADRLFSTLMGDSVEPRREFIERNAKYATIDA
- a CDS encoding glycosyltransferase family 2 protein yields the protein MEASTSEYSPSAPQAPDLSVVVPAYEEAKSLPELAEGVRAACEEAGLSFRLWIIDDGSRDETWEVVQELCEDAPQVAGLRFRRNYGKSAALAVGFDRAQGRYVATMDADLQDDPDEIPALIDVLEEGDYDLVSGWKKNRKDPLRKTLPSHFFNWVTRFSSGLPLHDFNCGLKVYRRQVVKSIDVYGELHRYIPLLAKWEGYDRIAEKEVQHHPRKYGTTKFGVERFIQGFLDLITVVFLTRYAVRPMHFFGSMGTVAFALGFLVSLWLSFEKLVLGDPIGDRPLLLFGVLLILFGSQMFTTGLLGEMIIRPRMKDPSTYEVAEATGLADETAEVLES
- a CDS encoding hydrogen peroxide-inducible genes activator translates to MTLAQLQYLVALDTHRHFGEAATACDVTQPTLSGQLQRLEEELGVQLIDRSHQPVVPTAAGEPIVEEAREVLAARDRLTTTATEVKDRVTGTLRLGMLPTLSPYLLPVLLPALETAFPDVSLVLREWPTTEILDALRTDALDAALIATDQAGPDLHDRVLFTEPFVGYVAPSHRLADRDALAPTALSIEDLWLLSEGHCFRDQVLQVCGRAPSAPQAATQFESGSLETLVRLVRNSGGMTLLPRLATHQMPEAERSRFVVPFADPAPTRNVRLVTRRRHKQRLVDAVVNTLYDALPDTVKHS
- the katG gene encoding catalase/peroxidase HPI, with the protein product MHNGSNGSVKQRDSTPETSREWWPTSLDVEILDQNAQDVGPWNGDFDYAEAFEQIDYEALKEDIEEVMTTSQDWWPADYGHYGPLFIRMSWHAAGTYRTTDGRGGSSGGRQRLAPLNSWPDNANLDKARRLLWPVKQKYGRKISWADLLVLAGNVAMESMGFETFGFGGGREDDFKPDASIDWGPEDEMETWGRFNEEDELDNPLGATVMGLIYVNPEGPESTPDPEWSAQRIRTSFGRMAMNDRETAALIAGGHTFGKVHGADSDEHLQAEPEAASIEQQGLGWKNEHGSGKGSDTITSGIEGPWTDAPTEWDMGYLDFLLDYEWEVHKGPGGAWQWRPKSDELKGVVPDAHDASETVDPMMLTTDVALKRDPDYREIIEDFRENPEGFEDAFARAWFKLLHRDMGPKERYLGPEVPEEDLIWQDPVPDADHDLIGDEEIAELKESILKTDLSVSRLVKTAWASASTYRDSDKRGGANGARIRLEPHRNWEANEPHQLAHALEVLKGIQKNFNDSRSDDVRVSLADLIVLGGSAAIEKAAADAGHDVEVPFTPGRTDATQEQTDVEAFEYLEPKADGFRNYIADDPWQDWTPEEFLVDKADLLNLTPAETTVLVGGMRALDATHEQVDGYGVFTDRPETLNNDYFVNLLDMDYDWEPVSEDKEHFEVRDRDTGEVKWKATRVDLIFGSNSRFRALSQVYGSSDAEEKFVDDFVDAWTKVMNLDRFDLE
- a CDS encoding ankyrin repeat domain-containing protein — protein: MSNSDSPKSHGPTSASGDDHDIDPGAVDAHDVARRGDTEAMEGLLEQGVDPDHTNEHGHSLLMIAAYSDQPEMVDLLIQHGADPNLSDPSGSTPLMGCCFKGFAEVAEVLIEAGADVNATGANDATALMYAATYGESALVDLLLERGANPTMTNEQGQTAAEQATGEGHDKIAERLRQAVEAV
- a CDS encoding aldo/keto reductase yields the protein MKQRTLGTSNLTVSSVGLGCMGMSDFYGTPDENRAIKTLQRALDRGLTFFDSADIYGPFTNEKLLGRVLDAHRHRVTIATKFGIVRDEAGEMHGINGRPSYVKTACEDSLQRLGVDTLDLYYLHRVDPEVPIEHTVGAMGRLVEEGKVRHLGLSEAAADTLRRANEEHSITALQTEYSLWSRDPEDEILPTCRELGIGFVPYSPLGRGFLTGRFQSPEDLPEDDWRRHNPRFQGENFQKNLDLVAEVNRLADEKDVTPAQLALAWVLHQGDDIVPIPGTTDPDHLDENIAALDVSLSQDELDRIDEIAPQGVAAGDRYPDMSTVNG
- a CDS encoding glycosyltransferase family 4 protein, which encodes MSQSGNETWRIGVVGPMHPYRGGIAHFTEMTVTGLAERGHDVRPVTFSRQYPELLFPGETQYEPDDDAPPSVRGAPRPLDSINPVSWFRTGFHLRDAAPDAVVFQYWMPFFAPAYGVVARGLRRHYGIPSFAVVHNALPHERHLGDALLSRFFLDACAGHVVMSDAVAADTRRLTGPGVQREQIAHPVYERFGEPVPNAEARTALDLPDDAPVCLFFGFVREYKGLHVLLEAMPDVLDEHPDLHLVVAGEPYDDPERYRRLIREHGLADRVHWHDEYIPSGDVPTYFGAADLVVQPYVSATQSGVAQIATHFERPMVVTDVGGLAESIPHEEAGFVVPPEAPPALATAITRFFREDWAGRLTEGVRERKRAQQPARLFEAIERLAAKHAG